The genomic DNA CAGGGGCTGGACTTCGGCCGGCTGGGCGGGATCCTGCTGGGCGTCCTGGCGATCTACCTGGCGGCCTTCGTCTTCGGCTGGTTCCAGGCCCGGCTCACGGCCCGTATTGTCCAGAACGCCATGTACCGGCTGCGGCGCGACGTGGACGGCAAGCTGTTCCGCCTGCCCATGTCCCACTTCCAGCAGCAGTCGCGCGGAGATGTCCTGAGCCGGGTCACCAATGACATCGACAACCTGGCCCAGACCCTCTCGCAGAGCCTCACCCAGATAGTCACTTCCGTGCTGACCATCATTGGTGTCCTGGCGATGATGCTCTCCATTTCCCCGCTGCTGGCGCTGATCGCCGTGGTCACGGTTCCGGTCTCCGCCCTGGTGACGGTACTCATTGCCCGGCGCTCGCAGGCGGAGTTCAAAACGCAGTGGAAATCCACCGGTGAGGTGAACGGCTATATCGAGGAAATGTTCACCGGCCAGGACGTGGTGAAGGCCTTCGGGCAACAGGAACGGGTGATTGAAGGATTCGCGCCGGCCAATGACCGTCTGTTCCGGTCAGCATTTCGGGCACAGTTCGTTTCCGGCATCATCATGCCGGCGATGATGTTCATCTCGAACCTGAACTACGTGGCAGTGGCCGTGGTGGGCGGGCTGCAGGTGGCCGGCGGGCAGCTGTCCATCGGCGGGGTCCAGGCCTTTGTGCAGTACAGCCGGCAGTTCAGCCAGCCCCTTGGCCAGCTGGGCGGGCTGATCAACATGCTCCAGTCCGGCGTCGCCTCGGCCGAACGCGTGTTCGCGCTGCTGGATGCGCGGGAACAGGAACCGGATCCGGCGCACCCGGAACATCTGGACAAGGTGCGCGGACGGGTGGCCTTCGAAGACGTGTCCTTCAGCTACAGTCCTGAAGCGCCGCTCATCAAGGATCTTTCCTTTGTCGCCGAACCGGGGCAGACGGTGGCGATTGTCGGTCCTACCGGTGCCGGCAAAACCACCCTCGTGAACCTGCTGATGCGCTTCTATGACGTTGATGCCGGACGCATCACCATTGACGGCGTGGACATTGCCCGGCTGAGCCGCGAAGAGCTGCGCAGCCGGATCGGCATGGTGCTGCAGGACGCCTGGCTCTTTGAGGGCACCGTCCGCGAAAACCTGGCCTACGGCGCCCCCGGGGCCACGGACGAGCAGATCCATGCCGCTGCACTGGCTACGCACGTGGACCACTTTGTCCGCTCCCTGCCGGAAGGCTATGACACCGTGCTGGGCTATGACGGCGGATCCCTGAGCCAGGGCCAGCGGCAGCTGCTGACAATCGCCCGCGCCTGGCTCTCCGACCCGGCCATCCTGGTGCTGGATGAGGCAACCAGCTCCGTGGACACCCGCACCGAGGTGGCCATCCGGATGGCAATGAATGCCCTCCGTCAGGACCGGACCAGCTTCGTGATTGCGCACCGGCTCTCCACCATCCGCGACGCGGACGTCATCCTGGTGGTGCGCAACGGAGAGATTGTGGAGCAGGGTGTCCATGACGCGCTGCTCGCTGCCGAGGGCTTCTATGCCGAGCTGTACCGCTCCCAGTTCGCCGGACCTGCAGTGGAATCGGCCGGGGGTGCTGAGGCGGCCGCTGCGCCGTCCACACCGGACGGGCACTAGCATGGCATCATGACTCCCGCGCCCGGCACCGGCCCTGAATCGCCCTCCACCGTCACCGATCCCGGTGTCCTGCCCTGGGTTCGGATCGACGCTGCAAGCTCGGTCCCCCCGTACGAGCAGTTGCGCCTGCAGATCCTGGACGCCGTTAACGAGGGCCGGCTCGCCGTGGGCACCCGGCTGCCGCCGGTCCGCGCGCTGGCAGGCCACCTTGGGCTTGCGGTCAACACGGTGGCGCGGGCCTACCGGGAGCTGGAACAGGCCCAGGTGGTCACCACCCGCTCCCGGGCGGGAACAGTGGTGGCCGCCGCCGGTGACGCCGGCCGCAGCCGGGTAGCCGAGGCCGCCCGGGTGTTTGCCGACGCGGCCCGCGCCAACGGCATTCCCGCGGACGACGCCGTCGCGCTGGTGCGCGCCGCCCTGCAGTAAGGCTGCTGCTCTTCGCCCGCGGCGAAACTCGGCTGCTCGAATACGTTTTCGAATCGGTGTTTGAACTAGAGTGGAAAACGTGCCTAAATCGACTCTCACGACGGCGGACACTGTGTTTGCGCCGCATACTGCCAATGATCTGTCCCGACTGGTAGTGAAGGGGGCGCGCGAGCACAACCTCCGGAACGTTGACCTGGATCTGCCCCGGGACGCCATGATCGTGTTCACCGGCCTGTCCGGCTCCGGAAAGTCGTCGCTGGCCTTCGACACCATCTTTGCGGAAGGACAGCGCCGCTACGTCGAATCGCTTTCCGCCTACGCCCGCATGTTCCTGGGCCAGGTGGACAAGCCCGACGTCGACTTCATCGAAGGCCTCTCGCCTGCGGTCTCGATTGACCAGAAGTCCACATCGAAGAACCCGCGTTCCACCGTGGGTACCATCACCGAGATCCATGACTACATGCGCCTGCTCTGGGCACGCGTGGGACGCCCGTTCTGCCCCGTCTGCGGCGAGCCGGTCAGCCGGCAGACCCCGCAGGCCATTGTGGACCAGCTCCTGGAGCTTGAAGAAGGTACCCGCTACCAGGTCCTCGCCCCGGTGGTCCGCGGCCGCAAGGGCGAATTTGTGGACCTGTTCAAGGAACTTGCCGCCAAGGGCTACTCCCGTGCCCGGGTGGACGGCAAGCAGATCCAGCTCTCCGACCCGCCCAAGCTCGGCAAGCAGATCAAGCACAACATCGAAGTGGTGGTGGACCGCCTCGTAGCCAAGGACGGCATCCGGCAGCGGCTCACCGACTCGGTGGAAACCGGCCTGGCCCTGGCCGATGGCCGGATAGTGGTCGACTTCGTGGACCTGCCCGAGGACAGTGAGGACCGCACCCGGGCCTTCTCCGAAAACCTGGCCTGCCCGAACGAGCACCCGCTGGCCATTGACGAGATTGAGCCGCGCTCCTTCTCCTTCAACAACCCCTTCGGTGCCTGCCCGGTCTGCACCGGCATCGGCTCCAAGCTGGAGGTGGATGAGGACCTGATCATTCCGGACCCGTCCAAGTCCCTGGCCGAAGGCGCCATCGCTCCCTGGTCACTGGGCGCCGCCACCACCGAATACTGGAACCGGCTGCTTGAAGGCCTGGCCAAGGACATGGGCTTTTCCATGGACACCCCGTGGAAGAAGCTGTCCGCCAAGGCGCGCGAGGCAGTCCTCAACGGCAAGGACCACAAGGTGGTGGTCCAGTACCGGAACCGCTTCGGCCGCGAACGCAAGTACAGCACCGGCTTCGAAGGCGTCATCCAGTACATCCACCGCAAGCACCTGGAAACCGAATCGGACCATGCCCGGGACCGGTACGAGGAGTACATGCGCGAAATCGCCTGCCCCGAGTGCGGGGGAGCGCGGCTGAACCCTGCCTCCCTCTCCGTGCTGATCAACGGCCGCAACATTGCCGAGATCAGCGCCCTACCGCTCCGTGAGGCCGCCGAGTTCCTGGGCAGCCTGACCCTCACCGGACGGGAAGCACAGATCGCCAGCAACGTACTCAAGGAGATCCAGGCGCGGCTGACGTTCCTGCTCGACGTCGGACTCGAATACCTGAGCCTGAACCGGCCGGCGGCCACCCTCTCCGGCGGCGAGGCACAGCGCATCCGCCTGGCCACCCAGATCGGTTCCGGCCTGGTGGGCGTGCTGTACGTGCTCGACGAGCCGTCCATCGGCCTGCACCAGAAGGACAACCGGCGGCTGATCGAAACCCTGACCCGGCTGCGCAGCCTGGGCAACACCCTGATTGTGGTGGAGCACGACGAAGACACCATCCATGAAGCGGACTGGATTGTTGACGTCGGACCCGGTGCCGGTGAGCGCGGCGGCGAGATTGTGCACTCCGGTCCGTTGGCTGAGCTGCTCACCAACGAACGCTCCATTACCGGTGCCTACCTTTCCGGCCGGAAGAAGATTGAGATCCCGGCCAAACGGCGCAAGGTGGACAAGTCCCGCCAGCTGAAGATCGTGGGCGCGCGGGAAAACAACCTGCAGAACCTGAACGTGGACATTCCGCTGGGCGTGTTCACGGCGGTGACCGGTGTCAGCGGCTCGGGCAAGTCCACGCTGATCAACGACATCCTCTACAAGACCATGGCGAACAAGCTCAACGGCGCCAAGCATGTGGCCGGCCGGCACACCCGGGTGGAGGGCCTGGAGCAGCTGGACAAGGTCATCCACGTGGACCAGAGCCCCATCGGCCGCACGCCGCGTTCCAACCCGGCCACCTACACCGGCGTCTGGGACCACATCCGCAAGCTTTTCGCGGAGACCAATGAGGCGAAGGTGCGCGGCTACCTGCCGGGCCGGTTCTCCTTCAACGTCAAGGGCGGGCGCTGCGAAGCCTGCCACGGCGACGGCACGCTCAAGATCGAGATGAACTTCCTGCCGGACGTGTACGTGCCCTGCGAGGTGTGCCACGGCGCCCGGTTCAACCGGGAAACCATGGAAGTCCACTACAAGGGCAAGAACATTGCCGAGGTGCTGGACATGCCGATCGAGGAAGCAGCGGAGTTCTTCGCAGCGTTCGGTCCCATCTCCCGGCACCTGAACACGCTGGTGGACGTGGGCCTGGGCTACGTCCGGCTCGGCCAGCCGGCCACCACGCTCTCCGGCGGCGAGGCGCAGCGCGTGAAACTGGCGAGCGAGCTGCAGAAGCGCTCCAACGGCCGCAGCATCTACGTCCTGGACGAGCCGACCACCGGCCTGCACTTCGAGGACGTCCGCAAGCTGCTGGAAGTGCTGCAGGGTCTGGTGGACAAGGGCAACACCGTGATCACCATTGAGCACAACCTCGACGTGATCAAGAGCGCGGACTGGATCATTGACCTGGGTCCCGACGGCGGCAACGGCGGCGGCAGGGTCGTGGCCTCCGGCACCCCGGAGAAGGTGGCCAAGGTGGAGGGCAGCCACACGGCCACGTTCCTCGCGGAGATCCTCAACCCGTAGCCGTTCTGCGGCAGGGCGCCATGATGCCCCCGGGCGGTCCGTTTCGGCGGACTGTCCGGGGGCATTCCCGTCTTCCGGACCGCGTGATGTTTGGCCCGGCCATGCCGTGTTGCCCGGGCACGGCGCGACGCTGCCACAGACACTTCTGCGGAATATAACCGCCGCCGACATATTCCATTATTGGTATACCTTTTTCCCTTAGTCCTTCCCTGTATGCCAAACTTGGGCCGTGACTTCTCCCCGGCTCTTGGTGCTCTTTGATCTCGATGGAACGCTGGTTGACCCCAACGGCGCCATCACCGGCGGTATCAGTGCCGCCCTGTCCGCCTGCGGCCTTCCGGTTCCGGCTGACGCGGACCTGCAGCGGATGGTGGGCCCCGCCCTCGTGACCTCCCTGCGGGATATCGCAGGCGTACCGGAAAGCCGGGTCGAAGAGGTTATCCGGCAATACCGCACCGGCTACCGGTCCGCCGGGATGGCACAGAGCCGTCCCTACCCGGGGATCCGCGACGCCGTCGAGCGGCTGGGCGCCCTGCACACGGTGGCCGTTGCCACCCAGAAGCCGGAGGCCCTGGCCGTGGAACTCCTCGGAGTGCAGGAGATGGGTGGACTCTTCGCCTCCGTGCACGGCTCACCGGCGGATGAACAGGCCGCCGCCGCACTGGACGGCAAGCGCAGCATTATCCGTGCGGCCCTGGAACGGCACGCCGGGAGCTACGACGCAGCCGTGATGATCGGCGACAGGCGCCACGACGTCGAGGGTGCACACGCCAACGGACTGGACTGCATCGGTGTGTCCTGGGGCTTCGCAGCCCCGGGCGAACTGGACGGAGCCGGCGCCGCCGTTGTGGTGGATACCGCCGCGGAACTGGTGGATGCGGTACTGCGCTCCGCTGAGAACGGACCGGCGCTCCATGGCGCTCTATAACCTCACGCGGACCAGTATCCGCGGCCTTGTGGGCGGCCTGTGCCGGCCCACCATCACCGGACTGGAGAACGTACCGTCCAGCGGACCCTTCATTGTGGCCTGCAACCATCTCTCCTTCCTGGACAGCGTCCTGGTGCAGGCGCTGCTGCCGCGGCGGGTCGGGTTCTTCGCGAAGGCCGAGTACTTCACCGGCACGGGCCTCAAGGGCTACGCCATGAAGAGCTTCTTTGAAGGCGTGGGGTCCATCCCGGTGCAGCGTGACCAGCAGGCCGCCAGTGTGGCAGCCCTCCGGACCCTGCTGGACATCCTCGAGGACGGCGGAGGGGTAGGCATCTACCCCGAGGGCACCCGCTCACGGGACGGGCTGCTCTACCGCGGCCGGACCGGCGTCGGCTGGCTGGCACTGACCTCCGGTGCCCCCGTGGTTCCGGTGGGCCTGATCGGCACGGAGAACCTGCAGCCGGCGGGCAAAAAGACCGTGAAGCCGGGGCACTTCACCCTGAGGGTCGGTGCGCCGCTGTACTTCCAGAAGACCGGACCCGAACATGCCCTTCCGGCGCGCCGGCAGGCCACGGACCGGGTCATGGACGCCATCGCCGAACTCACCGGCCAGGAGCGCGCGGAGAGTTACAACCGCAACCGGCCCGAGGGGTAGCCCGCGGGGTTCAGCGTCCCGCGAAACGCCGGCCGTAGGTCAGGGACGCCGCGGAGGCGAACGTAGGATGGAACAGTGGCAGATCCAGCAACCTACCGGCCAAAAACAGGGGAGATCCCCACGGCCCCGGGCGTTTACCGTTTCCGGGATGAACACGGCCGGATCATCTACGTGGGCAAGGCCAAGAACCTCCGCTCCCGACTGAACTCCTACTTCGCCAATCCGCGCGGCCTGATGCCCAAAACCAGGGCCATGGTGCACACTGCCGCCGGCGTGGAGTGGACCGTGGTGGGAACCGAGCTGGAAGCACTGCAGCTTGAATACACGTGGATCAAGGAATTCAATCCGCGGTTCAACATCATGTTCCGGGACGACAAGTCCTACCCCTACCTGGCCGTGACCATGGGGGAGAAGTACCCCCGCGCCCAGGTGATGCGCGGCGACCGGCGCAAGGACACCCGCTATTTCGGGCCCTTCTACCCGGCCAAAGCCATCCGGGAAACCCTGGACACGCTGCTCCGCGTCTTTCCGGTGCGCACCTGCAGCAGCGGCGTTTTCAAGCGCGCCGAACGCACCGGCCGGCCCTGCCTGCTCGGCTACATCGACAAGTGCGCCGCCCCCTGCGTGGGGAGGATCAGCCCCGAAGACCACCGCCAGCTCGCCGCCGAGCTGTGCGATTTCATGGCAGGGGAGGGCAAACGGTTCATCTCCAGCCTGGAAAAGGAGATGCAGGCCGCGGTGTCCGAACTGGACTATGAGACCGCGGCCCGTCTCCGCGACGACATTTCGGCACTGCGCAAAGTGTTCGAGCGCAACAACGTAGTGCTCAGCGAAGACACCGACGCGGACATTTTCGCCCTCGAAGAGGATGAGCTGGAGGCCTCAGCCCAGGTCTTCCACGTCCGCGGCGGGCGCATCCGCGGACAGCGCGGCTGGGTGGTGGAAAAGGTGGAGGACAACGACACCGCGGATCTGGTGGAGCACCTGATCCAGCAGGTCTACGGCGAGGCGAATTCCACGGACCGCATTCCGCGCCAGGTCCTGGTCCCGGTGCTTCCCCCCAATGCCGAGGAACTGGCCGAGTGGCTGCACGGCCTGCGGGGCGCGCGGGTGGACATCCGGGTGCCCATGCGCGGCGACAAAAAAGCGCTCATGGAAACCGTGGCCCGTAACGCCTCCGATGCCCTCCGGCTGCACAAGAGCCGCCGGGCGGGCGACATCACCACGCGCTCTGCCGCCCTGCAGGAGCTCCAGGAGGCCCTGGACCTGGACGCGGCTCCGCTGCGGATCGAATGCTATGACATCTCCCACGTCTCCGGCACCAATGTAGTGGCCTCCATGGTGGTGGCCGAAGACGGCCTGCCCAAGAAATCCGACTATCGGAAGTTCTCCATCACCGGAGAAGCCGCACGTGATGACACTGCCTCCATGTATGACGTCATTTCGCGGCGCTTCCGCAACTACCTGGCTGAAAACGCGGATCCGGCAGCTGATCCGGATGCCCCGCAGGAACTGCCGGCAGAGCGCCTCGACGACGGCGCAACCGACGTGCAGCCGCTCACGGATACCCTGACCCCGGCGCCGCGCACCAAGTTCGCCTATCCGCCGAACCTGGTGGTGGTCGACGGCGGCCAGCCCCAGGTTGCCGCGGCCTCCAGGGCACTGGCGGACCTGGGCATCACCGACGTGCAGGTGGTGGGTCTGGCGAAACGCCTCGAGGAGGTCTGGGTCCCGGACAGCGATTTCCCGGTGATCCTGCCCCGCGCCTCCGAAGCACTGTTCCTGCTGCAGCGTATCCGCGACGAGGCGCACCGGTTTGCCATCACCTTCCACCGCCAGAAGCGCGGCAAGTCCATGACCGCTTCGCTCCTGGACGAGGTCCCGGGCCTGGGCCCCGCCAAGCGGCAGGCCCTGCTCAAGCACTTTGGCTCAGTGAAGAAACTCCGGGCTGCCTCCGAGGAGGAACTGCAGCAGGTTCCCGGCATCGGACCGGCCATGGCTGCTAACCTCCGCAGCCGTCTGGCCGATAGTTCCAAGGCGGAGGCGGCACCGGCAGTGAACATGTCCACCGGCGAAATCCTGGAAACTTAGCTACGCTGGGAAACCGGCGTGTCGCGGGAACGGATGATGCCTTTCCGGGCAGGGCCAGGCAGTGCAACAGGATGGGATCACACCACATGACGCAAGAGGACGGCTTGTCCATAGTCAAGCCCGAGGAATCCGAGCTGCTCGTTGTCACGGGCATGTCCGGCGCCGGACGCAGCACGGCTGCGAACGCGCTCGAGGACCACGGCTGGTACGTGGTCGAGAACCTCCCGCCGCTGATGCTGGGCACCCTCACCGAACTGGTGTCCAGGATGCCGCAGTCCATCCCCAAGCTGGCCGTAGTCATCGATGTCCGCAGCAAGGAGCTCTTCCGGGACATCCAGGAAGCCCTGCGGAACCTGCGTGCCGCGGGCGTCGCCTACCGGGTGCTCTTCCTCGACGCCGACGACGCAACCCTGGTCCGCCGGTTTGAACAGGGCCGGCGCCCGCACCCCCTTCAGGGGGACGGCAGCATCCTGGATGGCATCGCCTCCGAACGCGAGGTGCTTGCCGAGCTGCGGGACAGCTCCGACGTCGTGGTGGATACCTCCAAGCTGAACGTGCACGCGCTGGCCACCACCGTCACCGAGCTGTTTACCGAGTCCGGTCCCATTGTGCTGCGCCTGAACGTGATGAGCTTCGGCTTCAAATACGGACTGCCCGTGGACGCGAACTACGTGGCGGATGTCCGCTTCATCCCCAACCCGCACTGGGTCCCGCAGCTGCGCCCGCACACCGGGCTGGACGAGAATGTCCGGGACTATGTCCTGCAGGCCAAGGGAACCGCCGAGTTCCTGGACCGCTACGTGGAAGCCCTGGAGCCGGTCATCGACGGCTACCGCCGGGAGAACAAGCACTACGCCACCATTGCCGTGGGCTGCACCGGCGGCAAGCACCGCTCCGTAGCGGTTACCGAAGAGCTGGCCAAGCGCCTGGCCCAGCTTCCACGCGTCACCGTCAGCTCCCACCACCGGGATCTGGGGCGCGAATAATGTCCTTTCTCACCGGACCGCTGCCCCTGATACCGGAGGCGAAGGGACGGGAGGAACCCGGTAAGGCCGGATCCGTTGTCGCCCTGGGCGGCGGCCACGGCCTCTCTGCGTCCCTGTCTGCCCTGCGGCTGCTCACCACCGACCTCACCGCCGTCGTCACCGTGGCCGACGACGGCGGGTCCTCGGGCCGCCTGCGCCGGGAGCTCGGTGTCCTGCCGCCCGGCGACCTCCGAATGGCGCTGGCCGCGCTCTGCGACGACACCGACTGGGGCAGGACCTGGCGTGACGTGATGCAGCACCGCTTCCGCTCCCGTCCGGGCGTGGACGGTTCACTGGATGACCATGCCCTGGGCAACCTGCTGATTGTCACCCTCTGGGAGCTGCTGGGGGATCCGGTAGCCGGACTGCAGTGGGCCGGTGCGCTGCTCGGTGCCCGCGGCCAGGTACTGCCGATGTCCACCCTGCCGCTGACCATTGAAGGCGACGTGATCCGCCGGACCGCTGCCGGCACCCGGATCGAAACGGTAACCGGGCAGGCCCGCCTGGCCGCCGCCGGAACCCGCAGCAATGTCCATGAGGTCAGGCTGCTGCCGGCTGACGCACCGGCCTGCCCGGCTGCCCTGGAGGCAATCGACCTTGCCGACTGGGTCATCCTTGGCCCAGGGTCCTGGTACACCTCGGTGCTTCCGCACCTGATGCTGCCGCAGCTGCGGGATGCGCTCTGCGCCACCTCCGCCAAGCGTTGCCTGACGATGAACCTGAGCAACGAAACCACGGAAACCGCGGGCATGAGCGCCGTGGACCACCTGGCTGTGATCCGGCGTTACGCCCCGGAGTTCAAGGTGGATGCCGTCCTGGTGGATCCGTCAGTGGTAGGGGACCGGGAAGCGTTCGAAGAGGCCGTCGCCGAACTGGGCGGCCGCGCGGTCTTCGGTAAGGTGGGGGCAGCGTCGGGGCGTCCGATCCATGATCCGCTCCGCCTCGCGACCGCCTTCCACGATATGTTTGGGGAGATTTAGGAGTGTTTTTGTGGCGCTGACCGCAGCAGTAAAAGAGGAACTTTCGCGCCTCGAGGTGAAAAAATCCTCAGTCCGCAAGGCTGAAGTATCGGCGATGCTGCGTTTTGCCGGGGGGCTTCACATCATCTCCGGACGCATAGTCATCGAAGCCGAAGTGGACCTTGCTTCCACCGCCCGCCGGCTCCGCTCGGCCATCGCGGAGGTCTACGGGCATGCCAGCGACATCATTGTGGTCTCCGGCGGCGGCCTGCGCCGCGGAAACCGCTACGTGGTGCGCGTAGTCAAGGACGGCGAATCCCTGGCCCGGCAGACCGGGCTGCTCGACTCCCGCGGCCGTCCCGTCCGCGGCCTGCCCTCAGTGGTGGTCAACGGCTCCGCAGCCGACGCCGAAGCCGTCTGGCGGGGCGCCTTCCTGGCACACGGGTCCCTCACCGAGCCCGGCCGTTCCTCCTCCCTGGAAGTTACCTGCCCGGGACCCGAGGCCGCCCTCGCCCTGGTCGGTTCCGCCCGCCGGATCGGCATTTCCGCCAAGGCACGCGAGGTCCGCGGAGTGGACCGCGTGGTGATCCGCGACGGCGACACCATCGCCGCCCTGCTTACCCGGATGGGCGCCCACGATGCGCTGATGGTGTGGGAGGAACGGCGGATGCGCAAGGAAGTGCGGGCCACCGCAAACCGGCTCGCCAATTTCGACGACGCGAATCTGCGCCGTTCGGCCCAGGCCGCCGTCGCTGCCGGCGCCCGTGTGGAGCGTGCCCTGGAAATCCTGGGCGAGGACGTGCCCGAGCACCTGCGCTACGCGGGGGAGCTGCGCGTGGCACACAAGCAGGCCAGCCTCGACGAACTGGGCCACCTGGCCGAACCGCCCATGACCAAGGACGCCATCGCCGGCCGGATCCGGCGGCTGCTTGCCATGGCCGACAAGAGGGCAGCTGAACTGGGGATTCCGGGTACTGAGTCCAGTGTCACGCCGGAAATGTTGGATGAATAGCGATATTGCATAGGATGGACTAAGCATGCTGCCTTTTGGCGGCACCATGAGTTTCCGGACGGGCATTCCGTCCGGATCATCGATCCGACATATCAACGGAGGATTTTCGTGAACGAATACACACTGCCGGAACTGCCGTACGACTACGCAGCCCTGGAACCCCACATCTCCGCGCGCATCATGGAACTGCACCATGACAAGCACCACGCCACTTATGTAGCAGGCGCCAACACGGCACTGGCACAGATGGCCGAAGCCCGCGAAAAGGGCGAGTTCGGCACCATGACGAAGCTCTCCAAGGATCTGGCCTTCCACCTGGGCGGCCACACCAACCACAGCATCTTCTGGAACAACATGTCCCCGGACGGCGGCGACAAGCCCGAAGGCGAACTCGCAGCGGCCATCGACGAGTTCTTCGGATCCTTCGACAAGTTCCGTGGCCAGTTCACCGCTGTGGCCAACTCCATCCAGGGCTCCGGCTGGGCCATCCTGGCCTACGAACCGCTGGGCAAGAACCTGGTCATCGAGCAGCTCTACGATCAGCAGGGCAACGTCCCCGTAGGCACCATTCCGCTGCTGATGCTGGACATGTGGGAGCACGCCTTCTACCTGGACTACGTCAACGTCAAGGCTGACTACGTCAAGGCCTTCTGGAACATTGTCAACTGGGCCGATGTCGCAGCACGCTTCGACGCTGCCCGCACCGGTGCCAAGGGCCTGATCGTCCCGGCCTAGTCCGTACCCAAAGAGCACCAATGTGCTCCCGTCCCGGTCCCTACGGAGACTGTGACGCGTAAGATATTCCGTAGGTCACCGTCCTGCCCGATGCTCCGGCATCC from Arthrobacter zhangbolii includes the following:
- the uvrC gene encoding excinuclease ABC subunit UvrC, giving the protein MADPATYRPKTGEIPTAPGVYRFRDEHGRIIYVGKAKNLRSRLNSYFANPRGLMPKTRAMVHTAAGVEWTVVGTELEALQLEYTWIKEFNPRFNIMFRDDKSYPYLAVTMGEKYPRAQVMRGDRRKDTRYFGPFYPAKAIRETLDTLLRVFPVRTCSSGVFKRAERTGRPCLLGYIDKCAAPCVGRISPEDHRQLAAELCDFMAGEGKRFISSLEKEMQAAVSELDYETAARLRDDISALRKVFERNNVVLSEDTDADIFALEEDELEASAQVFHVRGGRIRGQRGWVVEKVEDNDTADLVEHLIQQVYGEANSTDRIPRQVLVPVLPPNAEELAEWLHGLRGARVDIRVPMRGDKKALMETVARNASDALRLHKSRRAGDITTRSAALQELQEALDLDAAPLRIECYDISHVSGTNVVASMVVAEDGLPKKSDYRKFSITGEAARDDTASMYDVISRRFRNYLAENADPAADPDAPQELPAERLDDGATDVQPLTDTLTPAPRTKFAYPPNLVVVDGGQPQVAAASRALADLGITDVQVVGLAKRLEEVWVPDSDFPVILPRASEALFLLQRIRDEAHRFAITFHRQKRGKSMTASLLDEVPGLGPAKRQALLKHFGSVKKLRAASEEELQQVPGIGPAMAANLRSRLADSSKAEAAPAVNMSTGEILET
- a CDS encoding HAD hydrolase-like protein; this encodes MTSPRLLVLFDLDGTLVDPNGAITGGISAALSACGLPVPADADLQRMVGPALVTSLRDIAGVPESRVEEVIRQYRTGYRSAGMAQSRPYPGIRDAVERLGALHTVAVATQKPEALAVELLGVQEMGGLFASVHGSPADEQAAAALDGKRSIIRAALERHAGSYDAAVMIGDRRHDVEGAHANGLDCIGVSWGFAAPGELDGAGAAVVVDTAAELVDAVLRSAENGPALHGAL
- a CDS encoding ABC transporter ATP-binding protein, giving the protein MRGRPGAPATAKPENFAASVRRILVLMAPDRLRVAAVMLAAVVSVALAVSAPRILGEATNVIFDGFIGNSLPAGMSKDAQVEALRASGERELADMLAAMDVVPGQGLDFGRLGGILLGVLAIYLAAFVFGWFQARLTARIVQNAMYRLRRDVDGKLFRLPMSHFQQQSRGDVLSRVTNDIDNLAQTLSQSLTQIVTSVLTIIGVLAMMLSISPLLALIAVVTVPVSALVTVLIARRSQAEFKTQWKSTGEVNGYIEEMFTGQDVVKAFGQQERVIEGFAPANDRLFRSAFRAQFVSGIIMPAMMFISNLNYVAVAVVGGLQVAGGQLSIGGVQAFVQYSRQFSQPLGQLGGLINMLQSGVASAERVFALLDAREQEPDPAHPEHLDKVRGRVAFEDVSFSYSPEAPLIKDLSFVAEPGQTVAIVGPTGAGKTTLVNLLMRFYDVDAGRITIDGVDIARLSREELRSRIGMVLQDAWLFEGTVRENLAYGAPGATDEQIHAAALATHVDHFVRSLPEGYDTVLGYDGGSLSQGQRQLLTIARAWLSDPAILVLDEATSSVDTRTEVAIRMAMNALRQDRTSFVIAHRLSTIRDADVILVVRNGEIVEQGVHDALLAAEGFYAELYRSQFAGPAVESAGGAEAAAAPSTPDGH
- a CDS encoding GntR family transcriptional regulator, which codes for MTPAPGTGPESPSTVTDPGVLPWVRIDAASSVPPYEQLRLQILDAVNEGRLAVGTRLPPVRALAGHLGLAVNTVARAYRELEQAQVVTTRSRAGTVVAAAGDAGRSRVAEAARVFADAARANGIPADDAVALVRAALQ
- the uvrA gene encoding excinuclease ABC subunit UvrA; the protein is MPKSTLTTADTVFAPHTANDLSRLVVKGAREHNLRNVDLDLPRDAMIVFTGLSGSGKSSLAFDTIFAEGQRRYVESLSAYARMFLGQVDKPDVDFIEGLSPAVSIDQKSTSKNPRSTVGTITEIHDYMRLLWARVGRPFCPVCGEPVSRQTPQAIVDQLLELEEGTRYQVLAPVVRGRKGEFVDLFKELAAKGYSRARVDGKQIQLSDPPKLGKQIKHNIEVVVDRLVAKDGIRQRLTDSVETGLALADGRIVVDFVDLPEDSEDRTRAFSENLACPNEHPLAIDEIEPRSFSFNNPFGACPVCTGIGSKLEVDEDLIIPDPSKSLAEGAIAPWSLGAATTEYWNRLLEGLAKDMGFSMDTPWKKLSAKAREAVLNGKDHKVVVQYRNRFGRERKYSTGFEGVIQYIHRKHLETESDHARDRYEEYMREIACPECGGARLNPASLSVLINGRNIAEISALPLREAAEFLGSLTLTGREAQIASNVLKEIQARLTFLLDVGLEYLSLNRPAATLSGGEAQRIRLATQIGSGLVGVLYVLDEPSIGLHQKDNRRLIETLTRLRSLGNTLIVVEHDEDTIHEADWIVDVGPGAGERGGEIVHSGPLAELLTNERSITGAYLSGRKKIEIPAKRRKVDKSRQLKIVGARENNLQNLNVDIPLGVFTAVTGVSGSGKSTLINDILYKTMANKLNGAKHVAGRHTRVEGLEQLDKVIHVDQSPIGRTPRSNPATYTGVWDHIRKLFAETNEAKVRGYLPGRFSFNVKGGRCEACHGDGTLKIEMNFLPDVYVPCEVCHGARFNRETMEVHYKGKNIAEVLDMPIEEAAEFFAAFGPISRHLNTLVDVGLGYVRLGQPATTLSGGEAQRVKLASELQKRSNGRSIYVLDEPTTGLHFEDVRKLLEVLQGLVDKGNTVITIEHNLDVIKSADWIIDLGPDGGNGGGRVVASGTPEKVAKVEGSHTATFLAEILNP
- a CDS encoding lysophospholipid acyltransferase family protein, giving the protein MALYNLTRTSIRGLVGGLCRPTITGLENVPSSGPFIVACNHLSFLDSVLVQALLPRRVGFFAKAEYFTGTGLKGYAMKSFFEGVGSIPVQRDQQAASVAALRTLLDILEDGGGVGIYPEGTRSRDGLLYRGRTGVGWLALTSGAPVVPVGLIGTENLQPAGKKTVKPGHFTLRVGAPLYFQKTGPEHALPARRQATDRVMDAIAELTGQERAESYNRNRPEG